A segment of the Streptomyces sp. ITFR-21 genome:
ACCGGCCAGCTCAATCACCTGAACCTGCCGCCGCACCAGATCACCGGGGGAACCCAGTGACCCGGCCCTGGTACGCGGGGCCTCTGGCCTCCTACGACTGTGAGACAACGGGCATCGAACCGGAGACCGACCGCATCGTCACCGCGGCTCTCATCCGGCCGAACGGCGACACGCTGCGCTGGCTCAGCAACGCGGACGGGGTGGACGTTCCCGTCCAGGCCAGCGACATCCACGGCTACACCACCGACATCGTGCGTTCCCACGGCAAGCCCGCTAAGGAAGTGATCGAGGAGATCGCCGACGCGGTCGCGGGCGAACTGTCGGCCGGCCACGCCGCGCTGGTCGTCATGAACGCCCCATTCGACCTGACCATGCTCGACGCCGAGTGCACCCGTCACGGCGTACCCACGGTCGCCGAACGGATCGGCCGACCGGTCGGGCCGATCGTTGACCCGCTGGTGCTTGACCGTGCCGCTGACCGCTATCGCAAGGGCAGGCGAAACCTCGAAGCGCTCTGCGCTCACTACGGCGTCACGCTGACCAACGCCCACAGCGCTGACGCAGATGCGAAGGCCGCGCTCGACGTGGCCCTGGCGATCGGCCGCCAGTATCCAGAACTGGAAGCGCCGGCAGAAGCCCTGCACGCCTGGCAAGTCACGTGGCATGCCCGCTGGGCTGCCGGGTATGCCGCGCACCTGTCGGCTCGCGGCAACAAGCCAGTGAGCATTCCCGCCGAGTGGCCCGTCCGCCCGCTCCCTGAGGCGGTGACTTCGTGATGGCCATCGCCTGCCTCATCGCTCTCGCCGTGGTCGCTGCTCTTGCCGCCGCGGCGCTCTTCTCCGGGCACATCCCGCTGGTCCGCGAATGGACCGGGGCCGCACCCCTCCAGACCGAAGACGCCACGACCGACCGGAACTTCGCCAAGTCCCGGGCCGCCGGCTACGTCGAATCCGCCGACGACTGGGCCGCCCGCGTCGAAGCCCGTTCGGGAGCCGCACAGACCAAGGAGGCAGGCAAATGACCACCCCGCTGCCCCTGCCGGGCATGCCCGAACCCCCGACCCCGCCTGCGGTGCAGCGCGCGGAGGACTACGAGGAATGGGTGACGGCGGTGTGGCCCGCGTTCGTGGCCGCCGCCGACTCCGGGCAGCCGTTCACCACCAGCGAGGTGCAGCAGCGCAACGACCTGCCCGACCCGCCCAGCCCGCAGTCGCAGTGGGGCTCGCTGCCCGGCCGCCTGAAGGCCGCAGGGCTCATCGAGGAGTGGACCGGTCACGGCAGCGCCAAGAGCAGCCGGCGCACCACCCACCAGTCCCGGGTCGCCACCTGGATAGGCGTACCCGCCCACCGCCGAGCGGAGGCCGCCGCGTGAACACCCATCTGCCCGATGGCTGGCAGTCCTTCGCCTGGCCGGTCGGCTGGCAACCGTCCGACCCGAAGTCCCTCCGCCTGGTTCGCACGGGCGTCCGCCCACTTCCCGAGCGGTTCTGCCTCGCGGTCCGCACCCCGGACATGACCACTCCTGGGGGTGGCGTCGTCTTCACCTACAGGGTCCGCGATCGGGCTGTTGTCCTCGACCACATCGGTGGGATTGGACAGGACATCACCGGACACCTCGCCCAAGTCCTGGCCGCCAACTCTCCAGAGGAATGGCAGCAGATCGCCATGGAGGAGGTCGCCGCGTTCTGCCCCGCCGACAACACGGGCGGCACTGTCAAGCCGGTCAACAAGCGCTACAAGCTGACCGCCGATCACGTCCGCCGAGTCGCCGAGGTCTACAGCGAAGCGCTCGCTGAGGGCCAGCCGCCTACCCGCGCCGTCCAGCAGCGCTTCGACACGGCCCACTCCACCGCGGCGAAGTGGGTTGGCCACGCCCGCAAGGCCGGGCTGCTGCCGAAGACCGACAAGGGGGCCGCCGCGTGAACGGCTACCTTGCCGGAGTCCTGGTCACCGGCTCGCGCACCTGGGATGACGCGCAGGCTATCCGCCAGGCCCTGACGGACACCTGGGGTGAGGGCATCGTGACG
Coding sequences within it:
- a CDS encoding exonuclease domain-containing protein translates to MTRPWYAGPLASYDCETTGIEPETDRIVTAALIRPNGDTLRWLSNADGVDVPVQASDIHGYTTDIVRSHGKPAKEVIEEIADAVAGELSAGHAALVVMNAPFDLTMLDAECTRHGVPTVAERIGRPVGPIVDPLVLDRAADRYRKGRRNLEALCAHYGVTLTNAHSADADAKAALDVALAIGRQYPELEAPAEALHAWQVTWHARWAAGYAAHLSARGNKPVSIPAEWPVRPLPEAVTS